Part of the Gemmatimonadota bacterium genome, ATTGGTTCATTTCTTGCACATCGTTTTTCGATACCGCGTTCTCCAGGTGCAGATAACCCTGTAAGTCGAATAAATAATCCTGTAATTGCTGGTCAGAATTATCCATAAGCACCTTTCTCATGCCGTCCCAATAACCGCTGCATTCGCGCGTTGGTTCCTGCCCAGACGTATTCGGGCATGCGGTAATCGATGAATGGATATAATCGCTGTGCGATGATCCGCTGGCTGTACACGACGGAGCCTACATAGCGGACTTGATCGGATTTGTTTTGCGATCCCCGGTGCCACACTTGATTGTGGAACATGCATAGATCACCCGGATCGGCAATCATGGATACTGGACCCTGGCCGTCAAACTCGGGGGCTTCTGTTTTGTCCGGTCGCCTGCCCGCGTAATGGCTGCCGGGGACCACTTCTGTGACGCCGTATTCGATGGCGTCGGCCCGGCTCAGGGGGAATAAGACGTTTAACACAAAACACGGTAACGGGATTTTTTTGTTGTGCCGGGGGATATTGTCTGGTAATGGGAAAATTATGCGGTCATCCAGATGCCATCCTCCGCCCTGACCGGGTTCGTAACGCAGGGCATTTTGCGACATCATATGGCAATCGTCACCCAGGATCGCTTCTGATAGGCTCACGAAGGGCTCCCGCGCGATCAGGTCCCGGAAGTTGATGTCATATTCATACATTCGCATCATACTGATGCCCCGAATATGGTCTCCTTCGGCTTCGTGCATTTTCGGGTCCTGATATTTTCGCTCCATTACTTCCCGCAATGCCAGTACTTCTTTTTCGTTTAATACGCCTTTTAAGAACAAATACCCATCCCGCTGAAATTGCACGACGAGGTCCCGGGTTTTGTCTGCGTCATAAGGTTTGGCGTTTTTGTCGATTATGCTGTTTGTGGTGTACATTGTTATCTCACTATTTTATTAATCCCAATATATCCTCATATACGGCAAGGCCACCAAAATAGGTAAAGGCGAGGCCCGAGATTATATTGAGTGCGACGAGGAACCAGCCCATTTGCAATGGGGGTGGGACGTATTTGCGGTCGATATAGATCATCGCAAAGCACCAGGGTCCAGCGAGAAGTACCCCGGTGATGTGCAGGGGGATTGTCATAATTGAAATTGGGTTCCAGCCTACGCCATTCGGGTCCTGGGTGGCTGTCCACCAGGCGTATAGTACCAGCGCGCCACCCGCAATAGCGGTGTATCCCAGTGTCCATTTTCGCACGTCGTTCAATGATAGGTTGCGCCATTTGGGGGTTATTGCGCGTATGCTTTCATGCGCGGTGCGGACGTATAATTCATAAGCGCCGTACACGGTGCCAAAAATTGCGAAGAATACGCCGAGTTTGTACAGTCCCGCGAGAAATGTCTTGACGCCCGAGCTTTCGTGTAATGCGGTTAAAAATACGACCTGGTGATTGTAGAGGTCCATGCCGGATGGTACGATTTCTTGCGGATGCAATAGGGCGGCACCCAGTATCAAAAAGGCCGCTGTAAATAATAATACGCTGGCAAATGATACGAGTGTATCGACCAATGGTGCTTTTAACCACGCTTTTCCCAGTTCGAGATTTTCCTGAGTTTCCAGGATTGTTTCTTTCTCATTGCTGCGTCTGCCAATCATTCCCCACACCTTTTCGCGCAGCATGCCCACATATCCCACATAGTCCTGTACTCCACCGCCGATTACGCCCATGTACGCGACCATTTCGACGATTAGCGTGCGGTCTGCAAATAGCGGATTGCGCGATACCCATTCTGGATATACCGGGAATGTGGGTACTACTGCACCCATTAGCGCGGCGATCCAA contains:
- a CDS encoding phytanoyl-CoA dioxygenase family protein, which codes for MYTTNSIIDKNAKPYDADKTRDLVVQFQRDGYLFLKGVLNEKEVLALREVMERKYQDPKMHEAEGDHIRGISMMRMYEYDINFRDLIAREPFVSLSEAILGDDCHMMSQNALRYEPGQGGGWHLDDRIIFPLPDNIPRHNKKIPLPCFVLNVLFPLSRADAIEYGVTEVVPGSHYAGRRPDKTEAPEFDGQGPVSMIADPGDLCMFHNQVWHRGSQNKSDQVRYVGSVVYSQRIIAQRLYPFIDYRMPEYVWAGTNARMQRLLGRHEKGAYG
- a CDS encoding Nramp family divalent metal transporter, with the translated sequence MAETKKLEFPELAAALRSRKIGDFLKFFGPGAIIASVTIGSGETVWASRSGAIFGYAMFWAFSLFCITKVVQVYSAARYMTLTGEHPMERWAQLPGPRGLFPAVVGVVMVVSFPFYLSSLPIMLGTISSWILFDDPARYPHLIALIFIAFLIALTLKQSYGLLEKAQTSLVGLMLLVMLIATIAANPDWIAALMGAVVPTFPVYPEWVSRNPLFADRTLIVEMVAYMGVIGGGVQDYVGYVGMLREKVWGMIGRRSNEKETILETQENLELGKAWLKAPLVDTLVSFASVLLFTAAFLILGAALLHPQEIVPSGMDLYNHQVVFLTALHESSGVKTFLAGLYKLGVFFAIFGTVYGAYELYVRTAHESIRAITPKWRNLSLNDVRKWTLGYTAIAGGALVLYAWWTATQDPNGVGWNPISIMTIPLHITGVLLAGPWCFAMIYIDRKYVPPPLQMGWFLVALNIISGLAFTYFGGLAVYEDILGLIK